In Halobaculum magnesiiphilum, the following proteins share a genomic window:
- a CDS encoding protein-L-isoaspartate O-methyltransferase family protein, whose protein sequence is MDGPDPALLREDMLDSVEHTLGRPIAPAVREAMATVPREEFVAEAPYANRAGEQGGTRVLAPATVARLLSALDPEAGEETLVVGAGVGYTAAVLAEVVDARHVHAVDISRRLVYDARRNLSAAGYDAVLVDRADGARGLPAYAPFDRILVEAAAVEPPRDLVDQLAPDGRLVLPRGRGADQTVVAYEPDESGELREAGTAGPVSLSPLLVEGEQAGAGVRNRTRREDAEFSEQGYFAKTGWEHEWIDWDDRLTGTDR, encoded by the coding sequence ATGGACGGACCCGATCCGGCGCTGCTGCGCGAGGACATGCTCGACTCGGTCGAGCACACCCTCGGGCGGCCGATCGCGCCGGCGGTTCGGGAGGCGATGGCGACGGTGCCCCGCGAGGAGTTCGTCGCGGAGGCGCCGTACGCGAACCGCGCGGGCGAACAGGGCGGCACCCGGGTGCTCGCGCCGGCGACGGTCGCGCGACTGCTGTCGGCGCTGGACCCCGAGGCGGGCGAGGAGACGCTCGTCGTCGGCGCCGGCGTCGGCTACACCGCGGCGGTGCTCGCGGAGGTCGTGGACGCGAGACACGTCCACGCGGTCGACATCTCCCGCCGGCTGGTGTACGACGCGCGACGGAACCTCTCGGCGGCCGGCTACGACGCGGTGCTGGTCGACCGCGCCGACGGCGCGCGCGGCCTGCCCGCGTACGCCCCCTTCGACCGGATCCTCGTCGAGGCCGCGGCCGTCGAGCCGCCGCGCGACCTCGTCGACCAGCTCGCGCCCGACGGCCGGCTCGTGCTCCCGCGCGGCCGCGGCGCCGACCAGACCGTCGTCGCCTACGAGCCAGACGAGTCGGGGGAGCTGCGCGAGGCCGGGACGGCCGGGCCGGTGTCGCTGTCGCCGCTGCTCGTCGAGGGCGAGCAGGCCGGCGCCGGCGTCCGGAACCGGACCCGCCGCGAGGACGCCGAGTTCTCCGAGCAGGGCTACTTCGCGAAGACCGGCTGGGAACACGAGTGGATCGACTGGGACGACCGGCTCACCGGAACCGACCGCTGA
- a CDS encoding MarR family transcriptional regulator → MNSDLREAVADLPPSAKLVFVVLENHDRLTQSALAEETLLPQRTVRYALDELRDAGVLHEELNIMDARQRFYSLADAEASEDDPSVGIAPEPSASAR, encoded by the coding sequence ATGAACTCGGACCTTCGCGAGGCAGTCGCCGATCTCCCGCCGAGCGCGAAGCTCGTCTTCGTCGTGCTGGAGAACCACGATCGCCTCACCCAGTCTGCGCTCGCCGAGGAGACCCTGCTCCCGCAGCGCACGGTGCGGTACGCGCTCGACGAGCTTCGCGACGCCGGCGTGCTCCACGAGGAGCTGAACATCATGGACGCCCGCCAGCGCTTCTACTCGCTCGCCGACGCCGAGGCGTCGGAGGACGACCCGTCCGTCGGTATCGCGCCCGAGCCCTCGGCGTCGGCCCGCTGA
- a CDS encoding oligopeptide/dipeptide ABC transporter ATP-binding protein, producing the protein MSRPDDPADGEPGDADPNRTAGGAGVAGGPDREPLVVVDGLEKHYPVRSGVLRRRTGSVRAVDGVSFEIGRGEALGLIGESGSGKSTVAETLLHLQEPTGGTVRFDGTPVGDGGDGVEELRRRTAMVFQDPSSSLDPRLTAGESAAEPLRVRGVARRRRRERVATLFERVGLSADHRDRYPHELSGGQKRRVGIARALALDPAFVVLDEPTAALDVSVQAEILDLLGELREAFDLSLLFISHDVSVVRRACDRVAVMYAGELVEAGPTAAVLDDPAHPYTRALAAAVPTPDPRAGRPEGSLSGAVPDPADPPDSCRFHTRCPEVIPPDGSGLTSAEYGAVIDLRVDLAAGDVDLDHLGERADGTDPDSLARALRAEYDLPDPDGDAGRALAAAVDDAVAGDDAAAADRIREAFGSPCVRDHPELEDGEHVSACHLPTE; encoded by the coding sequence ATGAGCCGGCCGGACGACCCCGCGGACGGGGAGCCCGGCGACGCCGATCCGAACCGGACCGCCGGCGGCGCCGGCGTCGCCGGCGGCCCCGATCGGGAGCCGCTGGTGGTCGTCGACGGGCTGGAGAAGCACTATCCCGTCCGGTCGGGGGTGTTGCGACGGCGGACCGGATCGGTCCGCGCGGTCGACGGCGTCTCCTTCGAGATCGGGCGGGGGGAGGCGCTGGGACTCATCGGCGAGTCGGGCAGCGGCAAGTCCACCGTCGCGGAAACGCTGTTACACCTACAGGAGCCGACCGGCGGGACGGTCCGCTTCGACGGCACGCCCGTCGGGGACGGGGGCGACGGCGTCGAGGAGCTCCGCCGGCGAACCGCGATGGTGTTTCAGGACCCGTCGTCGAGCCTCGACCCCCGACTGACCGCCGGCGAGTCGGCCGCGGAGCCGCTGCGGGTTCGCGGGGTCGCCCGCCGGCGGCGACGCGAGCGCGTGGCGACGCTGTTCGAGCGCGTCGGCCTGTCCGCCGACCACCGCGACCGCTACCCCCACGAGCTCTCGGGCGGACAGAAGCGCCGCGTCGGCATCGCCCGGGCGCTCGCGCTCGACCCGGCGTTCGTCGTGCTCGACGAGCCGACCGCCGCCCTCGACGTGTCCGTCCAGGCGGAGATCCTCGACCTGCTCGGGGAGCTCCGGGAGGCGTTCGACCTCTCGCTGCTGTTCATCAGCCACGACGTGAGCGTGGTCCGCCGGGCCTGCGACCGCGTCGCGGTGATGTACGCCGGCGAGCTGGTCGAGGCGGGACCGACGGCGGCGGTGTTGGACGACCCCGCCCATCCGTACACGCGCGCGCTCGCCGCGGCCGTCCCGACGCCGGACCCCCGCGCCGGCCGCCCCGAGGGGTCGCTCTCGGGGGCCGTCCCCGACCCCGCCGACCCGCCCGACAGCTGTCGGTTCCACACGAGGTGCCCGGAGGTGATCCCGCCGGACGGGAGCGGCCTCACGAGCGCCGAGTACGGTGCCGTGATCGACCTCCGCGTCGACCTGGCCGCCGGAGACGTCGACCTCGACCACCTCGGGGAGCGCGCCGACGGGACCGATCCGGACTCGCTCGCGCGGGCGCTGCGGGCGGAATACGACCTCCCTGACCCCGACGGCGACGCCGGACGCGCGCTCGCGGCGGCCGTCGACGACGCCGTCGCCGGCGACGACGCGGCCGCGGCCGATCGGATCCGCGAGGCGTTCGGCTCGCCGTGCGTCCGCGATCATCCCGAGCTCGAGGACGGCGAGCACGTCTCGGCGTGTCATCTCCCGACGGAGTGA
- a CDS encoding ABC transporter ATP-binding protein: MSRGDDHPAPGRDGDGRPDRGRDDDHPAPGRDTDAPPLLSVRDLRTQFPTAEGTVRAVDGASFDVYPGETVCLVGESGSGKTVACESITRLVDSPGEVVDGEVRFDDRDLLDRSERELRAVRGDRIAYVFQDPHGSLDPVYTVGEQVAEAVRDRNDVGKRAARERAVELLDRVGLPNPASRADDYPHQLSGGMKQRVAIAAALAGDPDLLIADEPTTALDVTIQAEILDLFAELGAEEGLATLFVTHDLGVVAGIADRVVVMYAGRVMERGPVTRVFERPAHPYTRGLLDSLPGRGGERIGGEPPEPLNQPAGCPFHPRCPHAVGECRSGDGPPLYGVDGGGDAACVFHDGVRDPTVLDSDPESNTEESDPDPEPNSEAEATTDGAPRGATREPDASASDADGGNR, translated from the coding sequence ATGAGCCGCGGCGACGACCACCCGGCCCCCGGACGCGACGGCGACGGTCGGCCGGACCGCGGACGCGACGACGACCACCCGGCCCCCGGACGCGACACCGACGCGCCCCCGCTGTTGTCGGTGCGGGACCTCCGGACGCAGTTCCCAACCGCCGAGGGGACCGTCCGCGCGGTCGACGGCGCCTCCTTCGACGTGTACCCGGGCGAGACGGTGTGTCTCGTCGGGGAGTCGGGCTCGGGCAAGACCGTCGCCTGCGAGTCGATCACGCGGCTGGTCGACTCGCCCGGCGAGGTCGTCGACGGCGAGGTGCGGTTCGACGACCGCGACCTGCTCGACCGCTCCGAGCGCGAGCTCCGCGCGGTCCGTGGCGACCGCATCGCGTACGTGTTTCAGGACCCGCATGGGTCGCTCGACCCCGTCTACACCGTCGGCGAGCAGGTCGCCGAGGCGGTGCGGGATCGCAACGACGTGGGCAAGCGTGCGGCGCGCGAGCGCGCCGTCGAGCTGCTCGACCGGGTCGGCCTGCCGAACCCGGCCTCGCGTGCCGACGACTACCCCCACCAGCTCTCGGGCGGGATGAAACAGCGCGTCGCCATCGCGGCGGCGCTCGCGGGCGATCCCGACCTCCTGATCGCCGACGAGCCGACGACGGCGCTGGACGTGACGATCCAGGCGGAGATCCTCGACCTGTTCGCCGAACTCGGCGCCGAGGAGGGACTCGCGACGCTGTTCGTCACCCACGACCTCGGCGTCGTCGCCGGCATCGCCGACCGCGTCGTCGTCATGTACGCCGGCCGGGTGATGGAGCGCGGGCCGGTGACGCGGGTGTTCGAGCGGCCGGCCCACCCGTACACGCGCGGGCTGCTCGACTCGCTTCCCGGGCGGGGCGGCGAACGGATCGGCGGCGAGCCGCCAGAGCCTCTGAACCAGCCTGCCGGATGTCCGTTCCACCCCCGGTGTCCCCACGCGGTCGGGGAGTGCCGGAGCGGCGACGGACCGCCGCTGTACGGCGTCGACGGCGGCGGCGACGCCGCCTGCGTGTTCCACGACGGCGTGCGCGACCCGACCGTCCTCGACTCGGATCCCGAATCGAACACCGAGGAATCAGATCCCGACCCGGAACCGAACTCCGAGGCCGAGGCGACGACCGACGGCGCTCCGCGCGGAGCGACGCGCGAGCCCGACGCGTCGGCGAGCGACGCGGACGGGGGGAACCGATGA
- a CDS encoding ABC transporter permease, producing MSETRDPSEDRFAVEAGDRGLADRAPISPRTAALFAVWAVLAAAALWEAFVTPTGLVPFWGVSTGIIEYLYYASLAVVGWALAPLARRPDLRRRYWRRLRRKPAALASAAYLLVLWYAATFGVWTLSALGIESTEGIPYGVPAAQPPAWTGIEMSPTIPYCLASRDGDMCPGTWHFPLGTTVDGHGMIHLIVEGARVAVQVSLVTAALVVPAAVLVGTVAAYYGGRVDALLMRYVDLQRVVPAVFVVLLVQESFSRSLVTIVVVFGLFDWDGTARLVRSAAASRVDTGYVRAARDAGVSDPQIVRRHVIPNVSDTVVAAVANRMPTLVLVEAGIAYLGFTNPLAQSWGSTIAIGFSRFPELWWTVLFAAIPLVCTVAAMSVLGDALRDVLDPTAEVRR from the coding sequence GTGAGCGAGACGCGCGACCCCTCCGAGGACCGATTCGCCGTCGAGGCCGGCGATCGCGGGCTCGCCGACCGAGCCCCGATCTCCCCACGGACGGCCGCGCTGTTCGCCGTCTGGGCGGTGCTCGCGGCCGCCGCGCTGTGGGAAGCGTTCGTCACCCCGACCGGGCTCGTCCCCTTCTGGGGCGTCTCGACCGGGATCATCGAGTACCTCTACTACGCGTCGCTTGCGGTCGTCGGCTGGGCGCTGGCGCCGCTGGCGCGTCGCCCCGACCTGCGGCGGCGCTACTGGCGGCGGCTCCGCCGGAAGCCGGCGGCGCTCGCGTCGGCCGCGTACCTGCTGGTCCTGTGGTACGCCGCGACGTTCGGCGTGTGGACGCTGTCGGCGCTCGGGATCGAGTCGACCGAGGGCATCCCCTACGGCGTGCCGGCGGCCCAGCCGCCCGCCTGGACCGGCATCGAGATGTCGCCGACGATTCCGTACTGCCTGGCGTCGCGCGACGGCGACATGTGCCCAGGAACGTGGCACTTCCCGCTCGGGACGACCGTCGACGGTCACGGGATGATCCACCTGATCGTCGAGGGCGCCCGCGTCGCCGTCCAGGTATCGCTGGTCACGGCCGCGCTCGTCGTCCCGGCGGCCGTCCTCGTCGGCACGGTCGCGGCCTACTACGGCGGCCGGGTCGACGCCCTCCTGATGCGGTACGTCGACCTCCAGCGGGTCGTCCCCGCGGTGTTCGTCGTCCTGTTGGTACAGGAGTCGTTCAGCCGGAGCCTGGTGACGATCGTCGTCGTGTTCGGGCTGTTCGACTGGGACGGCACCGCCCGCCTCGTCAGGAGCGCGGCCGCCTCGCGGGTGGACACGGGGTACGTCCGCGCCGCCCGCGACGCCGGCGTGAGCGACCCGCAGATCGTCCGCCGGCACGTGATCCCGAACGTCTCCGACACCGTCGTCGCCGCCGTCGCGAACCGGATGCCGACGCTCGTGCTCGTCGAGGCGGGGATCGCCTACCTCGGGTTCACCAACCCCCTCGCGCAGTCGTGGGGGTCGACCATCGCGATCGGCTTCTCTCGGTTCCCCGAGCTGTGGTGGACGGTCCTCTTCGCCGCGATCCCGCTGGTGTGTACGGTCGCCGCCATGTCCGTGCTCGGCGACGCGCTGCGCGACGTGCTCGACCCGACCGCGGAGGTGCGACGATGA
- a CDS encoding ABC transporter permease has protein sequence MSRRDFLVRRIGWAVFVVWVVITGMFLALVAAPDHNLSILQYGLPPDEARRVAEQYRERMHYDEPLLRRYAHWLWELGTFQFGRSYVQGRPVNAILAPALRLTLLYLVPGVALASLAGVLGGLAASLWRGTVGRVASAFGHLGAAFPAFLLAEALALLAAGEAGAIARWNPDVGAFGGSNPTVLAIAVGVVATTLGATLLQYAAAETDSVAGTPFVKRLRANGAPPRRIAAHVLRNAAPPLVALFSIRVLAVLLLGVYLVEAALGIPGFGEVTLTAIRDRDIAVVLAATLITTLLGVFGTLVEDVVTVTIDPRSGSE, from the coding sequence GTGAGCCGTCGCGACTTCCTCGTTCGTCGGATCGGTTGGGCGGTGTTCGTCGTCTGGGTCGTGATCACCGGGATGTTCCTCGCGCTCGTCGCCGCCCCGGACCACAACCTCAGCATCCTGCAGTACGGGCTCCCGCCGGACGAGGCGCGCCGCGTCGCCGAGCAGTACCGCGAGCGGATGCACTACGACGAGCCGTTGCTTCGGCGATACGCCCACTGGCTGTGGGAGCTGGGGACGTTCCAGTTCGGCCGGTCGTACGTCCAGGGCCGGCCGGTGAACGCCATCCTCGCGCCGGCGCTGCGGCTCACCCTCCTGTATCTCGTCCCGGGGGTCGCCCTCGCGTCGCTGGCGGGCGTCCTCGGCGGACTGGCCGCCTCGCTGTGGCGCGGCACCGTCGGCCGCGTCGCGAGCGCGTTCGGTCACCTCGGCGCCGCCTTCCCGGCGTTCCTCCTCGCGGAGGCGCTCGCGCTGCTGGCGGCCGGCGAGGCGGGCGCGATCGCGCGCTGGAACCCGGACGTCGGCGCGTTCGGGGGGTCGAACCCGACCGTCCTCGCAATCGCGGTCGGCGTCGTCGCGACGACGCTGGGGGCGACGCTCCTGCAGTATGCCGCCGCCGAGACCGACTCCGTGGCGGGGACGCCGTTCGTGAAGCGGCTCCGGGCCAACGGCGCGCCGCCGCGGCGGATCGCCGCGCACGTGCTCCGCAACGCCGCCCCGCCGCTGGTCGCGCTGTTCTCCATCCGCGTGCTCGCGGTCCTGCTGCTCGGGGTCTACCTCGTCGAGGCGGCGCTGGGGATCCCCGGGTTCGGCGAGGTGACGCTGACGGCGATCCGCGACCGCGACATCGCCGTCGTGCTCGCGGCCACACTGATCACGACGCTGCTCGGGGTGTTCGGCACGCTCGTGGAGGACGTGGTGACCGTGACGATCGACCCCCGTTCCGGGTCAGAGTGA
- a CDS encoding class I SAM-dependent methyltransferase yields the protein MPTDERRGPGTEALLLLRAARRTGALEALLSSAGTPAEVAAKTEVAEPQARRLVGALADLGFFEAVGDEYEPTNRALGLLAKRDVRSIGSIPHELDRLDELVGLPETLETGVPPERHDDWEANALGAHYATDEATVRACVTAAVRTAPDAESVVDLCGGSGVHAREFAARGLDATLVASPATADRLGRVHGDDVRIHEGVPATLDPGFDVAFLGDALSTMDPAEARATCSVAADLLDGDGAVVATDVFDAGDAADDRGEATVAAAAHGLASGHGDAHAPEAVRDWFTEAGLSDVRVSAIPGTNRHAVDGGMG from the coding sequence ATGCCGACCGACGAGCGGAGGGGGCCGGGGACCGAGGCGTTGCTGCTGCTGCGGGCGGCCCGTCGAACGGGGGCGCTGGAGGCGTTGCTGTCGAGCGCCGGAACCCCGGCCGAGGTCGCGGCGAAAACCGAGGTCGCCGAGCCGCAGGCGCGGCGACTGGTCGGGGCGCTCGCGGACCTGGGCTTTTTCGAGGCCGTCGGCGACGAGTACGAGCCGACGAACCGCGCGCTCGGCCTGCTCGCCAAGCGCGACGTGCGCTCGATCGGGTCGATCCCCCACGAGCTCGACCGCCTCGACGAGCTGGTGGGCCTGCCCGAGACGCTGGAGACGGGCGTCCCGCCCGAGCGCCACGACGACTGGGAGGCGAACGCGCTCGGCGCCCACTACGCCACCGACGAGGCGACCGTCCGCGCGTGCGTCACCGCGGCGGTGCGGACCGCCCCCGACGCAGAGTCCGTCGTCGACCTGTGCGGCGGGTCGGGCGTGCACGCCCGGGAGTTCGCCGCCCGCGGCCTCGACGCGACGCTGGTCGCGTCGCCGGCGACGGCCGATCGACTCGGCCGGGTCCACGGCGACGACGTTCGGATCCACGAGGGCGTTCCCGCGACGCTGGATCCCGGCTTCGACGTGGCGTTCCTCGGCGACGCGCTCTCGACGATGGACCCTGCGGAGGCGCGCGCGACCTGCTCGGTCGCCGCCGACCTCCTCGACGGCGACGGCGCCGTCGTCGCGACGGACGTGTTCGACGCCGGCGACGCGGCCGACGACCGCGGCGAGGCGACGGTCGCGGCGGCGGCCCACGGGCTCGCGAGCGGCCACGGCGACGCCCACGCGCCCGAGGCCGTCCGCGACTGGTTCACCGAGGCCGGGCTGTCCGACGTGCGGGTGTCGGCGATCCCCGGGACGAACCGCCACGCCGTCGACGGCGGCATGGGCTGA
- a CDS encoding protein-L-isoaspartate(D-aspartate) O-methyltransferase: MDPETARERMVDRLGRRPDVDSAALAALRAVPRHEFVPDEGVEAAYADRPVPIGDGQTASAPSVVGLMCSLLEVEAGDDVVEVGTGCGYHAAVTAELVAPGGVYSVEYDPDLAADARDRLSRLGYDAVRVRVGDGREGWPEHAPYDAAYLTCAAPEIPDPVVDQVREGGRVVAPVDADGGRLGGGQRLVSLRVDGDGVEREDHGGVRFVPMRGGDGEG; the protein is encoded by the coding sequence ACAGCCCGCGAGCGCATGGTCGACCGGCTGGGCCGACGACCGGACGTCGACTCGGCGGCCCTCGCGGCCCTGCGGGCCGTACCGCGCCACGAGTTCGTTCCCGACGAGGGCGTCGAGGCGGCGTACGCCGACCGTCCCGTGCCCATCGGCGACGGGCAGACCGCAAGCGCGCCGTCGGTAGTGGGGCTGATGTGCTCGCTGCTGGAGGTCGAGGCGGGCGACGACGTGGTGGAGGTCGGAACCGGCTGCGGCTACCACGCCGCGGTGACGGCCGAACTCGTCGCCCCCGGCGGGGTGTACTCCGTCGAGTACGATCCTGACCTGGCGGCGGACGCGCGCGACCGGCTCTCGCGGCTCGGCTACGACGCCGTCCGCGTCCGCGTCGGCGACGGTCGGGAGGGGTGGCCCGAGCACGCGCCCTACGACGCGGCGTATCTCACCTGCGCGGCCCCGGAGATCCCCGACCCCGTGGTCGATCAGGTCCGCGAGGGCGGCCGGGTCGTCGCGCCCGTCGACGCCGACGGCGGACGGCTCGGCGGCGGCCAGCGGCTCGTGTCCCTGCGGGTCGACGGAGACGGCGTCGAGCGCGAGGACCACGGCGGCGTCCGGTTCGTGCCGATGCGGGGGGGCGACGGCGAGGGCTGA